gcTCTGTGTCGTgacactggatcccagggagaagacatcagcacttccctctccacttcccctcctaaggaagctgtagagagccatgaCGTCAcctctcagactccttttctccaaactagacaagaccaaagtccttagccactcctcatgggacattccttccagccttttcacaggctttgttgtcctcctctggatgcattcaagcaCCTTCACTTCCTTCTTAacttgtggggcccagaactacACACGGTACTCAAGGGGAGGCCGCCCCAGTGCTTGATGCAGTGGGATAATCCCCTCTCTTGACCGGCTGGTTGGACTGTGTTAATGCACCCCAGGCTGTGGTTTGCcctctggctgccagggcacactgctgactcctgttgagTCTGCTgacaaccagcacccccagatccctttctgcagggcagctccagccactcctctccaaaTTTATACCTGTGTCTGGTGTTACTCCATCCCAGATGCAGAATCTgtcatttggacttgttaaatttcatgccattaatgattgcccaatgctccgaTTTacctagatccctctgcaaggccttttGTCCCTCCAGAGACGCATCAACACCTCCcaatttggtatcatcagcaaaattgctCATGGCACACTCAACTCCTACATCCAGATCACTGatcaaaatattgaacagaaccaTCCccagaattgagccctgaggagcaccaGTGCTGACTGGTCATCAggcagatgtagccccattcactacaacccttcaAGCCCTGCctttcagccagtttttcacccagcacaccatatacctgctcatcccacagttgaCTCTCCAGAACTTCTCACTTGACTTCCCAACTTTTCCAGAAGGATAGGGACACTATTAAAAGCCttagtaaaattcagaaaaactccatccaccgccttcccttcatccactaggtgggtgacCTCATCATAGAAGGATATCTAATTAGTTCAACAGGACTTCAGTCAAGTGACCATCTTCAACACGTATTTGTTCAGTGTttcctttagacctcctcttgctatctAAGTacttaaaaatcctttcttgttgACTGACACAAGACGGGCCAACTCTCAACTCTCATTGAGCCttggcctttcctgccttttccctgcaTATGTGAACCACAGCTTTATAACCTTCCTGCGAAGCCTGACCTTCCTTCCAGagtttttacaatttctttttcctcttgagttcCATGAggtcttctgccctgcttgcttgacATGAAACACAATGGAattgcctgttcctgtgcttttaaaagatggttcttaaaaactgaataCTGCTTGTAGACTCCTAAAAGCAGATTTGCAGAGGACAATTGGAGGATGGATGCTGGTGACTTCTGGCACCAAGCGGAAGGCTTCTGCCCCACCTACGGGTTTACAACTGCAAAACAGTTCATTGCctttaaagagaataaatgtGAGGAGTTAGAGATCAGTGAGCAGTTGCAGGGCTACGATCATGTTGGGATCATGGAGACAGGGTGGGATGGCTCCCATGACTGGCATGTTTCAgtggagggatacaggctctttcagaagacagactgaaaagatgaggagggggactttctctttctgtgagagagcagctggagtgcGTGGAGCCCTGCCTGAGGATGGGTGATGTGCCAACCAAGAGCTTGTGGGTAAGCATTAAAGAGAAGACAGATAAAGAACATACTGCAGTGGGTGTCCCCTATAGGACACCTGATCAGAAAGAACCAGCAGAGGAGACCCTctacaggcaggcaggagcagtcTCATATTCACTGGCCTTCATGGGAAaattcaaccaccccaatatctgctggaggagcagcacagcaggacataagcaCGTTTCCTCAAGTACATGGATGACAACTTCATCCCCCAAGTGATAGAGGATCCCACGAGGACAGGTGTTCTGCTGGACCTCATAGGTATCAAGGAGGAAGAGCTTGTTGTGGATGTGAAGATCAAAGGCAGCCTGGGTTGCAGTGACcgtgaaatggtggagttcatgATCCCAAGGGGACTGAGGGGGTAAATAGCAAGCTCATAACCTGGGCCTTTAGGACAGCAGGCTTTGGTGCCTTTAAAGATCTGCTTGGAAAATTCCTGTGGGGTATAGCCCTGGAGGCAACAGAGGCTTAAGACATCTGGACCACTTCCTCCAAACTCAAGAGCGGGCCATCCCAATGAGCAGAAAGTCAGGAAAgcatgccaggaggcctgcatggatgaacaaggagctcctggccaAACTAAAACACAAGAAGGAAGTGAGCAGAGGAAACTGGGGAGGACTCCAGGGACACTGTCCAAGCATgcagggatgaggttaggaaaggcAAAGGCCAAGTGGAACTGACTCTGGCAACagatgtcaaaggcaacaagaaggccTTCTCTAAGGAcacaggtgacaaaaggaaggctaGAGGAACTGTAGTCCCCCTGCTCAATGAGTGGGCCTTCTCCGATGCTCTGCAGCAGAAGGCTGTGGTGCCATACAGCAAGACATAGACCGGCTGGAGacttgggtggagaggaacctaataaagttcaacaagggcaagtgtagggttctACAACAAGGGAGGAATAACAGGATAGGGTCTGATCTGCTGGAAAGTGgttctgtagagagagacctgggagtcctggtggacagtaAGTTGACTGTGAggcagcaatgtgtccttgtggccaagagggccagtggtctcctgggtaCATTAAGAAgggtgtggtcagcaggtcgagggaggtcatcacagaatcacagaatgatgagggttggaaaggacctctggaaatcatctagtccaacccccctatcagagcagattcacctagagcaggttgcacaggaatgcatccagatgggttttgaaggtctccagagatggagactccaccacctctctgggcagcctgttccagtgctctgccaccctcaaagtaaagaagttcctcctccagatgtggcctcactagggcagaATAACATCCTGGTGGTGGTAGAGGACCCGCATAACTTTGATTTTCATCAGCATTGAAATAATGGGGGAAATAATTTTACAGCTCTTTAATACCCATAGCTTGGGGAGGGCTGCTTAGTTTCCTGCTTAAAAGATTTGAAGAGTCTATGAAACCCAGCAGTGCAGCCCACCTGCACCCTACAGGTGACCACTGGAGTGAGATGAGAGGGAAAGACAAGGTACGTCCTTGGGAGACCGACCAAGGATTGCAGAGTTGGGAGTAGTTTGGCTCATTCCTGTCAATGCAGCCGCAGACCACCCCATCAGTGCGCCCCAGGCCAACATCACTTGCCTGCACTGCACCCATTCGGCACTTgagctgaggctgcagcaggCACTGACACATTCCTGCCCCAGAAATCATGGGGTCTCACAATCCCAGCACTCAGGAGAAGACTCCATGAGGGAAGGTGGACAGCATAagccaggaaatgagaaggcGGCATTGAGAAAACAGCTACCCAGCCCATGTCATTAGCTGGGATGTTTTCTGTTCATCATGAGCAGCTTAGACAATGCCACTTCGGTAGAAGCTACCTCTGGGCCCAGGGCAGGTCAGGGCCATCATAAAACCAGCCCAACTCCTCGCTCTCCCATccacttctctctcctccttctccttgggaaccaGGTGAGTCTGAAGCCCTTTCCCTGCATTGTTTTCTGCTCATGCAGGTGTGTACTCCTCCCTCCTGTAGTGGGGCTGTGGTGCTGCTCTCCatcagaaggggaagaagggtgaAGGTCTGAGTCAGAGAGTGTCTGGGACTTGGTTGAGGGAGCTGTTCTCTTAAGAGATAGGCAGCAGCCTCCTTGGGCCTGGAGACACTTTGCATTATCTTGAAAGAGGACTTGGCACTTGGCTGAGGTTGCCCTTCACTGCAAAGATTGGCAGCAGCCTGGTTGGGCCTGGGTGATCCTCACAGTACTGTGTCTGGTAACCCTTTTGCCTCACTGCACAGTTTCTAGCTCCTGGCTCAGCAGGTGCCTTTGACACGCTTGTGGTGGAGTGACAGACTCCTGGCAGACAGTTCCTCAAATATGTATGTGCTCTACTgcctctctgccctctctcccagctgcacgTGCagcccagagacatgtcctgctatgaccggtgccagccctgccggccctgtggccccaccccactggccaacagctgcaatgagccctgtgtcaggcagtgccagaactccagcgttgtcatccagccctcccccgtggtggtgaccctgcctggccccatcctcagctccttcccacagaacaccgttgtgggatcctccacctccgctgctgttggcaacatcctcagctgtgatggagtgcccatcaactctgggtactgtgacctctctggcatttccagccgctACTATGGCAGAAGGTGCCCCCCCTGCTAAATGCGCTGGTGACAGCCCTGACAAGGACCCCTAGGAACCTGATGCTGGATTGAAGACAAAGCTCCTGGCCATTGATTTTAGGGAGGCTGAGCAGCCATTGCTGCCCTTCCAAAGGAGAGCTGATGGGTTTCGCTGAAACTCTGGCCAAAGTCTAACTTCCCtgccttattctctctcccatttcttctggtattttttgttcttctagGCCATAAGACCTGCAAAGCCACCGTGGGGCATCTGCTGGCCCCTCACCCTCTGTGGGACAGGCCTGTGGGGTCTCAACTGTGGGCAATGGCAGCAGAATTCTGTCATCTGCtggtcctctccctgctctggccACCTCCTCTACAAGTGTACTTCTTTCCACCTCAGAGTCATTAAAGTTTTCTCATACTTACATCTGCTTTCATGTAATCCTTTTCATGGTCAACATTGCCTTGTATGCCAAGGAAGAAAGGCATTGTCTTGGGTGGTGGGGGACAAGGTGCGGGCacaagcagaagaggaaggggagggtgggacatggggtaatgggtcccttccaatcactgtcccttggagctgaggaagatatACTCATCTCCTCCACAGCCAGTGGGTATCAGGCCCTGTATTCCAGCATCTCTGCTCACATGGAATCTCTTGGCATCAGAACACGTCCTGCAACAAGGAGACTGACCATTGCTTTCCCTTAGAGAgtgctccccagtgctgctggaggctctgAGAGGTCAGCAgctcacaagcctgtgcagaagggaattcctcctgctctggATAGCCCTGTGGTGGGAAAAGAAGCTCAGTCAGAAGATGGCCCCCAAGGATACAGGAGCAAAGATGGTGTGAGGAAAAGCCTTCAGAGCAACATCCGGCCTTCTCATCCTTGTCCTCACACTCGTCCCCTGAATGAGGGCACACGGCCTGAACGCAAGGCCAAGGGTAGTAAGGGCAGGCCACCTATACACCCTCTACCCCGAAAGAATTTCCTGCACAGCCCAGCAGTTACACAGACGTGCAAGGCTAAGGGGACTCACAGGTTGATGTTGGAATCATGAAATAGCTTTCCCTAAGGCCAGCTCTTCTCCTCACAGAGCCTGTTACTCACCTCTGCTTGCTGGTCTACTCCCCTACCGAGATCTTGCATAGAGCTGTACAGCCTGGTCACACTGCAGAAGAaatggggcagggctgcaggaaacCTATGAGGTACTGCATGAGAAGGGCTCCAAGGATGGGCAGAGTGCACTGGGGAGGAGGTCCTCCAGATCTCAGCACACGGCCATGCAGCAACTGGAGGGTCCACAAGGTGGTTCtgagtttttttgaaaattattgcaATCGTAATTCCAGGAAGGAGCATTGCCAGAGGGCaggttttccatctttctttgaaCTCCAGCCTCTAAGGGACACATCTCAGAGCAGAGGCTCAAAGAAACAGGCCCACAGGAAACCCTGAGGAAGCAGTGTGCAGCAGGGAGAtccagaaagcaaagagcagcagcgGGGAACTATTGCACAAACCCCCACAACCTCCTGCATTGCCCACCAGCTCACCAGAGCCATTGGGCAGAATAACCACATAACCCCCGGTGAAAACAAGGGAACCTGAGAGTCTTTCACCCCCCTTCGATTTCCTCTCAGGCCACTGGCACTGTCCTATCCTGGAAGAGGGTCTTGTCTTGCAAATCCCTGGGTGAACAGGGGAAGCATCGCTGCCAAGGGACACCTGAGGGCCCCTTCCCCCAAGCTCAgacccatcccctccctcccctgggctcTTGCACAGCCAAGGAAGCTCCCTGCACCGGGGTGTCATGCAAAGCTCAGAGGTACAAGGCACTGTCAGAGAGCTCGACTTTCTCCAGCTGTAGGAGGCTGTATTTCTCAGTGGTGTTCAGCATGGTGGTGAGACAGCCACTGGGCTTGTAGCCAGCTGCTGCCTGATAGGAGATATGCTGTGGGGcttgtccttttctctgtttgtacCAGAGCAAGGCATCAAAGCTGGAGGTTTGGTAGGTGCAGGTGGTTTCAAAGGTGTCTCCCTGCTTCACTGTGACTTGTGCTTCTTGCTGGGTGACAGTGGTCTATCCCATGGTgcctggaagaaaaagagggtCAGTGACTGTGCAGGGAAAGactctgaaatgcaaaacaagaggagatgcaaaatgtcagaggagcgggctcccttttcctttctctgcagcacTAGCCCCATGGATGGGTACAGCAAGGCGGTATCTTTGAGCAGGCAGCCTCACACCTCAGCTCAGCGTGGATCTCACAACACAGTAATACCAACTACCTCCCACAGGGATACCCCCAGAGAAGAGCTGTGCTTTCACCCACATTTTTGATTTCCAATCTCCTGCTGCCCGGAGAGTCCAGGGAAGAGCCTGTGGTGCCTGGCCCTCCTGTGCTGGCTCCAGGTCACCTCCAGCATGGTGAGAGATCATGGGAACACCTGTGAGCActttcatgctgctccccattcCCTGTCCTCTCAGGAGGCTCCGAAGTCAAggtagggagggaaaagaaagcccaGGCACTGAGGACTTGCAGGAGGAATGCATAGTCCGGGCAAGCTGCATGACATGCACCAGCCTGGAGAGAGACTGGGACACCCTAAGAGCGTGAGTGGCATGAGAGAGCTTTCATGTCCCTGCATCAGCTTTCAAAAAACCCTGTGTGTCAAAACACAAGTACAAGGTCAGGAAAGGTGTACTACCAAGACAGAAAAGAGCTTCTGCAATGGTATGTCTGTGAAACACTGGGCTCAGAGAGatcagaagagagaggcagagagaggtggatggatggcaagagaaaaggaaagcaaggggTCTATGATGGTCAGGAGAGGAGCTCTTTCTTCTTGGTCTCATCTTTTCTCTATGTAGCAGTATCTTGAGAAAGCAGGTGCATTTGCCCATAATTCAAGAGCAGCTCCCCGCAGAGACCTATTGAGGGGGTGTGGGTCtcctgggaagaagaggaatcATGCCTCCAGTCAAAGACAATCCTTACCCAGTGGTTGCctcaggaaggcagagaggaCGAGATACCTGATGTGTGTGCTGAGACCGATCCTCCTGCATGTGTGAGAGAGATTCAGAAAACCCACATATCCCCACCAAAAGCCCCgagagagcagagctgccggaagtggctctgcaaggggaacaaAGAATGAAATGGGGAGGAGAAAATGCTTGTTCTTAGCACATCTCAAATGCCTGTGCTGCGGTTTTCTCTTCCCCAGTACTGGCACATGTTGCTCCTGCAGTCAACAGCTTCTGCCTTTGCAAGGTGAGGGGTTAAAGGGGGATAGGCCTGCACCTGGTGACCCACCTCTCTGACACATCCCCCTCTGCAACGCGTTGGGAGTGTCTCCTTCCCTGATGCCTGtgtcctctctctctccatcctcaAGCCCTTGGCTGGGTTGGCCTCTCCTGGCTCCTGCATGGTGTCTAGTCCCAAGCTCCTTTCAGCATACCCAAACCCGCAGGCCTCACAAACACAACGGTCAACACCCCCACACCCTGCAGACACCAGCTGCCCTACTCAGCCCAACAAGGCACTGGGCACTTTCTTCCTCTGTCCAAAAGAAGATGTCTCAGGAACCAACAAATCAAGTTTCCTGCCACacttcccatcccatctcataAATCGTTCCCATCTCAAgctcattggggaaaaaaacacactcaaaCCCAAAGAGACGGTCCTTCCACTTGACCATAGCCCTTCCATTCTCACTTTCCTCAACACAGGTAGGGTCTCCATTTGTCCTCTCCTTACTTTTAGCATTTAACAAACCAACTAACCCAACTGTCTTTACTCTTTCCATAGCATAATTTAGGTTGGACAGCACCTCTGCAGGTCACCAATTTCAAGAGCTTGCTCAGAGCAGGCCATACCTGCATGTTTGTCAAAGCCGGAAAAACCGTTTGTCTGGCACCTTGCAGCCACTGCCACGCTCAACATCCAACAATGGAAAATCCTGACATAGGTGTGCTTTTTACACACATTGTACATATCTATTATGGCTGCCCTGTGGCTAATGACAGAAGCAGATGATTTAGCCTAAGCAATGTGGCAGCCGCTTTCTGAGAAGATTTCTAACAAACCCGTCTGGCTGGCACCTTGCTTCCTGATGCTGCCCTTGCAGACCACAGCTGGGAGAGGGACTCCTTCCATGGGAGGCAGGTCCCAGTTGGCGGGACCTGAATGGGAGCCTTCCAGGCCAGGTGAGGACCCTCGGAAAATGTCAGCCTTTCTGGGAGGCTCTCCGGGCACAAGGCTTGTCCTCCTGGTGCCAGTGCAGTGCTgggcacagccttctgccacCACTCCTCTGGCTCTTCTGGCTGCTCCAGTGCTAAAAGCAGATGAGGAGATGGTCacctcagcagagcagctccctgagcTTGAATGAGCCACGTTAACTGACAGATGTCAGGGCTTGGCTCAGACAGCTTGAAATCTCCTCCTGATGCCACCTGCTAATTAATATTAGTTTGTCTTTTGAAGAGATGGTATTTATCTTAAGGCAACTTCATCAGGCCAGCTTCCTCTCTGGTGTCCCAGCCCCAGCATTTGCAGCTGCAGGCCATGGGGCTCACCCCCCGCACACAACATTTGCTGCCATGTGAGCATGTCAGGGCAGCACCTCTCCCAGCGCTGAAGCTGGAACTGGTCCCAGACCTCCACAACTGCCTTACGGCAATCACCAGGGATGGGCCGGAGCTTGCAAAACGTCGGGATCATTTTGACTTGGAAAGTGGAGAATGCCTGGAGCTGCAGCAATAGGGATGGTCTTGAGCTTTGACTTTGTCTCTCATGGACAGAATTGGTATGTGAACATGGTTAAATTTCAAAAAAAGACCCCACTGCTTGGACCTCAATAcaccttctctctttcctgtaaTGAGAACACAATCAGTTGAACTACCTCTGGCCAATGCACAAAAGCCCAAAAGCCCTCTGCTGTCACTAAATCCACCAACAGTGGCTGGCACCTCATTTGCCTTCTTAGCAGTAGGCTTTCGAGGACTTGCCTCAGGGGCACAGGGGCAGAGAGCTGCCCGTGGAGTCCTGCTTCTCAGagtgtggggagaggctggggttCCTCATGTGCATACGCATCTGTCTGCACCTGGGGGTATATTTGTGCCTCTGTGTTTGCATTTGTGTGGGCATTTGCAAATGCACACATGAGAGTGAGTGTCTGCCAGCGTGTGTGTGAACGAGGACATTTCTGTttatgtctgtgcatgtgtttgtgtccACACACATTTTTGCAGGTGTGGaggtaagtgtgtgtgtgttgccagTGTGCGTGCGTTTGTATGTCTGTGGGCATACATGTGAGCAGACGAACACATATCTGTGTTTGTACAGGAGCTTGCATATATATATAGGTGCAAGTGTGTATAAGCACATGTGAACACTTATGTGGTGACAAGTCTCAGGGgtgaacgtgtgtgtgtgtgtgcctgcgcaGGGGTTCCCGTGTAACTGGATGTATATGcacatgtatttttatgtgtGCTGGCAtgtcatagaatcttagaatatcccgagttggaagggacccataaggatcatcgcgtccaactccctgctgcttgcaggactacctaaaactaaaccatatgactaagagcatcatccataCGTTCCTtcaactctgacaggcttggtgctgtgactacttccctggggagcttgttccagtgaccgatctccctttcagtgaagaaccttttcctaatgttcaATCTGAGCTTCTCTgatgcagcttcataccatttctatgtgtcctgtcactggtcaccagaaagaggagatcagcacctgccCTTCCACTGCCCCTCCGTGAGGAAATTGTGgactgcaatgaggtcacccctcagccttctcttctccaagctgaacctaccaagtgacctcagccactcctcctaagtcttgccctcgagacctttcaccatcttgatCACCGTTCTCTTGGACACACTCCAATAGTTTGCTGTCCTTCTTAAGTTGAGGCGCCCATAACCgcacacaggactcgaggtggggccacactagtgcagtgtagagtgggacaatcatcTCCCAAAACCAGCTAGCTACGCTgggcttgatgcaccccagcacactgttggcccttttggctgccagggcacactggtgactcatattcaacttgccatcgaCCCAAACCCTCTGACCTCTTtccacggggctgctctccagcctctcatcccCCGGTTTGTATGTGTAACCAGGATTACCTCATCCCAGGTGAGGAATCTGTCACTTGATCTTGTTGCTTTTCATATGGCTGGTGATTGCCCAGCGCTCTGGTTTACCCGGATCTCTCTacaaggcctctctaccctcaagggagtccacagctcctcctggtttAGTATCGTTGGCAAACTTACTCAAGGTACATTTGATTCCTGcctccagatcatttatgaaacCTCCTCATTAAAGAGGACTGGCCCtgaaattgagccctggggaaccctggAACATGGACTAAATATTGCTAGAGACCAGAGAGTGGAATAATTGTGGGGAATTGCTGCTGATGTCATTGTTGTGGAGGGACGGGGCATGGAGTGTGTGTAAATTGCCCACCTTAGTGGGTGTTGTGATGGTGTTATTTCGATTTTGGTGTGAGGAATTCTTTTTTGTTGATGTAAGAGAAGTTTGTGAACATTGTAGATTGTGTGATGAATGCATCTATTAAGGACAATTCTCAAATATGCGATTCACAGAGGCGAGGGGTGGACTGTATCTGGTTTATTGGACAAGGGTTTGGTatcagggaggctgcaggggtggcttctgtgagaagatgacaGAAGTTGCATGTGTCCCATGTTGAACAGAACCAgctccagccggctccaagacaggTCCGCCACTGACTAAATCGGAGCCATCCAGCGATAGTGGTAGGACCTCTATgctaacatatttaagaagggaaaaaacagttgcgcaagagcagctggaagagaggagtgagaataggtgagagaaacagccctgcagaaaccaatgtcagtgaagaaggagtgggaagaggtgctccaggcgcagaGCACAGATTCCCCTGTAGttcatggtgaagaccatggggatgcaggctgtccccctgcagcccatggaggttagaggtggagcagatatccacttgcagcccatggaggaccccacaccacaGCAGGtagatgtgccctgaaggaagctgtgactcCATGGAGACCCCACGCTGgaccaggctgctggcaggacctgtggccccatggagaggaccccacactgcagcaggTTTTCTGGCGGAACCTGTGGCCCTgcgggggacccacactgcaacAATCTGTGCCTGAAGGACTGCAGACCATGCAAagggcccatgctggagcagttcatgaagaactgcaatcCATGGGAAGGGCCTGTGTTGGAGCGGTTCACAAAGtctcccatgggaaggactccacattggagcagaggaagagcacgagaaggaaggagtggcagagaagAAGCGTTATGAACGGACTGCACCCCCCGTTCCCCTTCCCCCTGAGATGCttgggaggaggaagcagagaagtgaggagtgaagttgagcttgtgaagaagagaggggtggggggaaggtgctgttagatttgttattttctgttatcCTACTCGGATTTGATTGTCAATACATTAAATTgatttccccaagtcaagcctgtattgcctgtgacagtaatggCTGAGTGATCTCCTTGTCCTTCTCTCAACACATGagcttgttttctcttgtttcgtcttcttttctccccctgtcctcctGAGGAGTgggggtgacagagcagcttggtgggcacctggcagccagacaaggtcAACCCAACCCAAACAGGCCATGATCCTGCTGGCCCAGCATCTCGGTGGAACTGGTCAACAACCTTCTTGGTGCACAAAgggcactgcagcagcagagacacctGGGCAAAGATGACCATAAAGCCCACTGTGCGTGCTCCCAGTGCTGGCAGGAAGCAGACTTTCTTTGTCGTGACAGCATTTTTCACCGAGCAGCTTGCATATGGTGACAGAATGATCAAAGGACGTGGCTGAGAGGATCAGGAACTCAGTCATACCTAGGaagaagtgggaaaaggaaagcaggaaacaCAAATGATGGAATGCCTCCAGCATCTGGGGACAACGGTGGTGGCACAGCAGATCTCCAAGAAGGAAAACCAGCCAAGGAAGAGCTACC
This sequence is a window from Rissa tridactyla isolate bRisTri1 chromosome 19, bRisTri1.patW.cur.20221130, whole genome shotgun sequence. Protein-coding genes within it:
- the LOC128919224 gene encoding feather keratin Cos1-1/Cos1-3/Cos2-1-like, which translates into the protein MSCYDRCQPCRPCGPTPLANSCNEPCVRQCQNSSVVIQPSPVVVTLPGPILSSFPQNTVVGSSTSAAVGNILSCDGVPINSGYCDLSGISSRYYGRRCPPC